GCTCCGGATTATAGCTTCTGAAATTGTAGTTCATGAGGCCCTCAAAAAGCAATTATCATGTTGAAATTATATAATATTTTACCGAATTCGGCCTCATTTTGCAACTAATATTTGCGGGACAGACTCTCAAGGAACAGCTTATCCACCGGAGAGGCGAATATGCCCTCTTTCTTTAATTGCCCTATGTCAAAGACGTACATCCCGGCCCTGTGGCGGACAGGGACGGCGGTACCAAGCACCCCGGTATCAAGCACGGACTCTTGCGGAATCCGGATGACGAGATCGCTTTTTATGACTGACAGACACGCCTGCCTTATGCCTGAGGCATAATCCTGCCCGGTGAGCTTTTCGCTCTTTCCCCCTTCTATAGTACCGCTTTCAAGCAGGACCCTGCACTTTCCGCACAGGCCGCTTCCGCCGCAGGAGGCATTTATGTGTACGCCCGCCTTTCGCGCCGCCTGCGATACAGTCTCCCCGTCTTCGACGAGGACGATCCTTCCGCTGGGAAGGAATTTCACTTTGTGCTCAGTCATATCAGCAAACCCTGAACCCTGAACCCTGAACCTCTAAACCTCTAAACCCCTGAACCTCTAAACCTCTAAACCCCTGAACCCCTGAACCCCTGAACCCCTGAACCTCTAAACGGTTACAAGCCTTCTAACCCTTCCTTCTATCTCATCCCTTATCCGGCGCATGGTCTCAATCGGCCTGCCGATAGGGTCAGACACAGGCCACTCCTGATCAGGTATCCCTGGTAAAAGGGGACACGCCTCTCCGCAACCCATGGATATGATCAGGTCAGGTTTTCCGCAGCGGATTGCCTCTTCGATGGATTTCGGCCTGCGAAAGGCCATATCAATCCCTTTTTCTTCCATGACCTCTACCATAAGCGGATTGATCTCCTGTGCCGGATAGCTCCCCGCACTTTCAGCTTCAATCCTGTCTCCGGCATAATACTGTGTAAATGCGCTTGCCATCTGACTGCGGCAGGTATTTCCTATGCAGACAAAGAGGATTTTCTTTCTCTTGAGAAAAGGTGCCACAAGCGCCCTTGCCTTTTCCTTTGCATCTGTGAGGGCCGTGGGGTGTTGCCTTATCTCTCCCGGCCCTTCAACCTGTCTGTAAGTGAGGCTGCCTTCAAAATGCGCCCCTACTGCATCAAAAAAATACCTGGCAGTGAGACTCACGCCGTCAAAGAGATTCTTTCCCTTTGTGGCCCCCAAGGATAACAAAAAACCACTCCGATAGTTTCTGCCGGGATCGCTCAGCCTGTGTATATATTTTCTTGCCCATAGGGCCTGGGATCGATCAATAAGGGCCTTCATCTGGGCCGTAGCCCCATAAAAAAATATGGGGGTGGCCATGATAACAAGATCTGCACTGCGAAGCAGAAAGTAGATCTGCTGCATGTCATCATCAATGGGGCAAAAGCCCATTTTTTCGCATGCACCGCATTCCTGACAGGGAATGATATGCTTGCGTGCCACATCCAGTCGCTTTGTGCAGGCACCAAGACCTTCAGCCCCGGCAAGAAATGCTGAAAGGAGAATGCCGGTATTCCCCTTGATACGCGGACTCCCTTGTAAACCTAATACGAACATAAACAGCTCAAATAACCCGGCACCATTCCTTGGCCGACATCTAATTACGCTGAAAAAACTCCTTTTGCGGTGAACCCGTTATATCCTGCCTTGAAGCGGTTACCTTTTTCCGGGTTTCAAAGCTCACTCATCGCAGACCGGAGAGGCAGTGCAATCCGGCCCGCGATCGAAACCCTGCAAAAGGCAAACCGCTCCTGCGGCAGGGCACGGATGGCAACCTCTACAGTGGACCACGGGTTCACCGAATATTTACGATCTGATAGGCACCTTGATCCTTCAGACCGCGCATCAAAAAACATGCCTCCCGGCTCGATCAGCATCATAAGAGGCCACGGTCAAGTAAGCAAGACAACGGGATTGAAATTATTAGTCGCAGATTTGATCTCCCAGGACCTCCTTCCCCGCGGTATTGCTTATTATCCTTGCGATGATATAGTTCACTTCCGCGAACTGATATCTCTGATAGAAGCCAGAGTAGATTTCGTGTTTTACTCTGCCCGGGGAAGAGAAAGAACCCTTCGGGGTGGAAGTCAAATACCAGGGACGCTTATCAAATAATTAAACCAGGGGAGATTTTTAGGAATGAGACAATATGTAGTGGATGAACTCAGACCAAAAGAAGTTGAAAAAATCAGGGAGTACCTGGACGAGAACTGCGATCTTTCAGATATCGAAGGGCTTTACTGGCTCAAAATACCGGACGATATCCTTTCTCCGGCACAGTATGAACACAAGAGCTGCCAGCCCCATTGCGTAGCCATAGAGCTGGGGGACAAATGGGTGAAATTTGAGATGCTGGTCAGAAGCCGCCAGAAGATAAGATGTAAATGCGTAAGCTTTGCAACCCATCAGCAAAGGGCCTTTTTGTTGTCCTTTGTTGATAATCTTCTGGAACGGACAGGGATAAGAATCTGAGTAACCGTTCAGGGGTTACTGAAAAAGATGAACGTCCAACATCGAACGTCCAACATCGACGTTGAATGAGGAAAGATGAAACTGAACCCGTGGTCCACTGTGGAAGTTGCCATCCGTGCCCTGCCGCAGGAGCGGTTTGCCTTTTGCAGGGTTTCAACCGCGGGCCGGATTGCACTGCCTCTCCGGTCTGCGATGAGTGAGCTTTGAAACCCGGAAAAAGGTAACCGCTTCAAGGCAGGATATAACGGGTTCACCGAATATTTACGTAAGCATCAAAACGGCTGAAAAGAAACAGAAATAGCCGTTGAATGTTCGGTATTGGATATTCGTTTTTCATTCGATGTTGGACGTTCGATGTTCGATGTTCGATGTTCATCTTTCAATATAACCTGTGAATCCTTATGGAAAGGAGTGTGGAGATGCCTCAACTCAACATTGACTGTGAAGGCCCCATAACTCAGAATGACAATGCCTATGAACTCTGTGACGCCCTGATACCTGAAGGAGGGAACTTCTTTGCCAGAGTCAGCAAATACGACGATTACCTTGCAGATATAGAGAAAAGGCGGGGCTACAAGGCAGGGGACACGCTCAAGCTGGTCCTTCCCTTTTTAATGGCCTGCGGGGCCACCAATAAAAAATTGGAAGAGTTTTCAGAAATGACCCTGAAGCTCCTTCCCGGTGCAAGGGACACGCTTTCCAGGGTAGCCGGCTTGATGCCCACCTTTATCATAAGCACAAGCTATTGCCCTTATCTCCAAGCGCTCTGCAGGGTGACCGGGTTCCCTGAAGATCAGGTCTATTGCACTTCTCTGGACCTGAACCAATACGAACTCACAGAACAGGAACAAAACATACTTAAGGAAATGGCTTCAGAGATTGCCGGCCAACCCCTTCTTTCCTGGCCTGAAAAAGCGGAGAATATCAGGGATCTCAGCAATAAGAACCAGGCCCTGGTGAGCCGCCTGGATACCATATTCTGGGAAGAGATCCCAAAAATGGGGATCGGGAGGATACTGTCCGATGTAAACCCGGTTGGCGGCCTTGAAAAGGCAATGGCAGTTGAGAATAGCCTCAAAAGGACAGGGCTTATTTTATCAGAAGTCCTGTACGTAGGAGACAGTATTACCGATGCGCAGGCCCTGGAGCTGGTTAAGAACGCGGAGGGTGTGGCCATTTCCTTTAACGGGAACCGCTATTCCGTAAAGTCGGCCAGGTGGGCGTGCATGTGCGGCAACACAGCAATCATCGGGGCCATTGCCAGGCTCTTGACCTTGAACGGCATGGAGGCCATGGATGAGCTCATGTCAGATATGGATAGTGACCGGGCCGAGGAGGCAATTTTACTGGATGCCCTTGCCTCAATGGGGGTTGAACCCGCCTTTCTTGAGCCGCTCCGGCTGCTTGGAGGCGAAGACGCTCCAAGGATCTTCCTTGTCAATAGTACTAATATCTCTGAGGTAATAAAAGACAGTGAATACATCAGGAAGAACGTGAGAGGCCTCAGTATCGGGGAGCTTGGATAGGATCGTTATTTTAATAAGGTCCCCAAAGCCATTCCTTTCCCGGTCTTTGTGATTCGGACCGGCAGGACCTGATTTTTGAGGTCCGGCTGGTATCTTCCGGTCTCAATCAGCACCGGGATGTAGTTTGGAGTAAGCCCTCGCCACAGACCGGTCTCTCTGTCTTGCCGCTCCACAAGGCACTCGAATATTTTATCTACATTGGAGCGGTAAAAGGCCTGCTTTTTCTCGTTTCCCAGGTCCCTGACAGCCCGGCCCCTTCTCGCCTTTTCTTTTTTGGGCACATTATCATTCATTGCCGCTGCGACAGTCCCTGGCCTGGGAGAAAATGGAAATGCATGGACATATGTAATCGGGAGTTCCGAGATCAATTCCATTGTCTTTCTGAAGGCAGGCTCATCTTCTCCCGGAAACCCGACCAGCACATCCGCGCCTATGGCTGCCTCAGGCATGGCAGTCCTCAGTTCCATAATCAGGTCCCTGTAATAGGAAGCAGTGTAGTGGCGGTTCATCAGTTTCAGAATGCCGTCAGAACCGCTTTGAAGAGGAATGTGCCAGTGTGGACAGAAATTAGGGGTGGACCTTGCCCACGATATCATGTCCGGGGTGAGCTCCGAGGGTTCTATGGAGCTTAAACGAAATCTCAGTCGAGGAAAGGCCGCGCACAGCCTTTTTAACAGGTCCGGGAGGGAGGTCTTTTCCGGCAGGTCCTCACCATACATACCTATGTGAATCCCCGTAAGCACTATCTCCTTTATCCCTTCCAGGACCATGGTCTTGACCTGTTTTTCCACCAGTTCAGGGGCAAGGCTCCTGCTCCTTCCCCTGGCGTAGGGTACAATGCAGTAAGTGCAAAAGGAATCGCACCCGTCCTGAATACGCACAAAGGCCCTTGTTCTTCCCGGCTGGCGTCTCACAGTAAAAGGCGCGATGGCTGTGACCCTGGAAATGTTGCCGACATAGAATTCCAGGCCGTCTTCAAACCCAAGGGCAAGGTCCACAAGTTGCGCCTTTTGGTCGTTTCCTACGAGACATACCTGGCCCGGAACCGCATCCAGGATCTCCTGGGCCCCCACCTGGACATAGCAACCAGTGGCTATGACTCTCGATTTTTTTCTGGATCGCTTCAATCTTCTGA
This genomic stretch from Deltaproteobacteria bacterium harbors:
- a CDS encoding tRNA (N(6)-L-threonylcarbamoyladenosine(37)-C(2))-methylthiotransferase MtaB; amino-acid sequence: MRVALYTLGCKVNQFETAALAEGFVSRGADIVNYTRKADIYVVNTCTVTSRAAYQSRQILRRLKRSRKKSRVIATGCYVQVGAQEILDAVPGQVCLVGNDQKAQLVDLALGFEDGLEFYVGNISRVTAIAPFTVRRQPGRTRAFVRIQDGCDSFCTYCIVPYARGRSRSLAPELVEKQVKTMVLEGIKEIVLTGIHIGMYGEDLPEKTSLPDLLKRLCAAFPRLRFRLSSIEPSELTPDMISWARSTPNFCPHWHIPLQSGSDGILKLMNRHYTASYYRDLIMELRTAMPEAAIGADVLVGFPGEDEPAFRKTMELISELPITYVHAFPFSPRPGTVAAAMNDNVPKKEKARRGRAVRDLGNEKKQAFYRSNVDKIFECLVERQDRETGLWRGLTPNYIPVLIETGRYQPDLKNQVLPVRITKTGKGMALGTLLK
- a CDS encoding flavin reductase, with amino-acid sequence MFVLGLQGSPRIKGNTGILLSAFLAGAEGLGACTKRLDVARKHIIPCQECGACEKMGFCPIDDDMQQIYFLLRSADLVIMATPIFFYGATAQMKALIDRSQALWARKYIHRLSDPGRNYRSGFLLSLGATKGKNLFDGVSLTARYFFDAVGAHFEGSLTYRQVEGPGEIRQHPTALTDAKEKARALVAPFLKRKKILFVCIGNTCRSQMASAFTQYYAGDRIEAESAGSYPAQEINPLMVEVMEEKGIDMAFRRPKSIEEAIRCGKPDLIISMGCGEACPLLPGIPDQEWPVSDPIGRPIETMRRIRDEIEGRVRRLVTV